One Caenibius sp. WL genomic window, TCGGCGCAAGGTTTCAGGCGATAGCACCCGGCCGTCCGGATTGTTCGGATTGGCCAGCACCAGCATGGTCGCCTGCGGCAATGGCCCCTTGGGCGCGGGTATGGCGCGGCTCCCGGGGAATATCTCGGCATGCGTGCGATAACTGGGGGTGAGATGGCGCGCGGGCAAATCGAACAGCGCACCCAGCAGGCGCAGGCCCAGTTCGCTGCCCGGCACGGCGCAGACATTGGCTGGGTCCACCCCGAAATGGAGAGCAGCAGCCTGTTCCAGCGCGCGCAAATCCTCCGGATCGGGCAAGCTGCCCCAATCGGGCGCAATCATCACCGCGCCCGGCCAGGCAATCGGATTGATCCCGGTGGAAAGGTCCAGCCATGGATGCGGGCCATCGCCGAACTGCGCCCGCGCCGCCGCCAGCCGCCCACCATGCCAGGTGAACGTGCCGCTCATAACCCAGCCACCGCCACCAGCGCGAGCAGCAGTGCGCTTTCGCACCATTCGATCCCCGCACCGTGGCCATCGCCCGAAATGCCGCCGATCCGCGCGGCGATCCACCAGCGCCACGCAGGGATTGCCAGAACGGCCACGGCAAGGCCGGGCGCGAACCACGCGGCCACGATGCCGGGCACCGCCCAGGCCGCCACATGGCCCCAGCCGATTCCTGCGCGAAAACGGGTGCCCAACCCTTCGTGCAACGGGGGCAGAGTCAGCGTCCAGACCAGCGGGCCGATCCGCGCGATCATGCACAGCGCAGGCAAAGTCCACAGCGGCACCGCGTCCAGCGCAAGGCGCAGCAGCACCAACTTGGCCAGCAGTTGCATGGCGATTGCCGTCACTCCGAAGCTGCCGATATGCGGATCGGCCAGCACGGCGGAAAGGCGTTCCCGCCCCTTGTGTGCCGCGCCCGCCGCATCGGCCATATCGCCCACCCCATCGAGATGGAGCGCGCCGGTAATGGTAACCCAGGCACCGAGGCCGAGCAGCGCCCCCAGCCATGGATCGATCCACAGCCCCAACCACACAGCCAGCGCCACCGCCGCGCCGACCACCATCCCAGCCAGCGGGAACCAGCGAATGCAGGCAGCGAAATCCGCCTCGTCAGCGCGCACGGCGGGCAGCGGCAACCGGGTCATGAACTGCAATGCCAGCACCGCCCGTCTCATGCCGCAAGCCCGGTGATTTGCGCGCCGACCGGTTCACCCGGCCAGACACGGAGCGAGAGAACCGCGCCATACGGCAGGTCCAGCGTCCAGCATTGCGTGGCGGAAAAGCCGAACAGGGAAGCGAGCGCCGCGCGCATTGCCCCCGCATGGGCGATAACCAGCGTATCGCCTTCCATCCGCACCAGCGCCCGCCCCACGCGGGCGACCAGCGCGCTCCATCGCTCCCCACCCGGCGGGGGGGTGGCGTCGGGATCGGCCCAGAACCGCGCGAGCGCATCGGGCGGCAAATCCGCCGGGGCGCACCCTTCCCATGCGCCGAACGCCAGTTCGCGCCAATCGGGATCGATCCGCAGGGGCACGCCCCGCTGCGCCGCCAGCGCTTCCGCCGGGCGGCGGGCGCGGATGAGATCGGAACAGACCACGCGCGTGAATGCCAGTGCCGTACCTTGCGCCACGCATCGCGCATCGCCTTCGCGCGTGGAAGGGACATCGCTGCTGCCGATCAGCCGCCCTTCCCCCTCCACCGCGCCGTGGCGCATCAGATGCACGGTGAAAGGCGTCATACCGCCCCGGTCACCGCCGCTTCGGCAAAAGTCGCCATGCCGTTGTGCGCGGCGAGCGCGGAGCGGACGATCTGCGCCGCGACTGCGGCGCCCGTCCCTTCGCCCAGCCGCATGTCGAGTTGCAGCAGCGGCACAAGCCCGAGCTTTTCGAGCAGGCGTTGGTGCCCCGCTTCCGCCGAACCGTGCCCGGCGAGGCAATGATCGGTGATCGCGGGCACGGCGGCGGCGAGCGGTGCGAGCGCGGCGCAGCAGATGAAGCCATCGAGCAGGACGGGCATCCGCATCATGCGCGCGGCCAGAATCGCGCCTGCCATCGCCGCGATTTCCCGCCCGCCCAGCCACCGTAGCGTTTCGAACGGGCCGGTGCACCGCGCACCGTGCAGCGCCAACGCCGCCGTCACCGCCGCGCATTTGCGGGCAATGCCCTCGTCCCCCACGCCCGAACCGCGCCCGACCCAGCGTTCCGCCGCGCCGCCGAAGCTCGCCGCGCAGAGGGCAGAAGCCGGAGTGGTGTTGCCGATGCCCATTTCGCCGACGAACGCCAGATGCGCCCCCCGTTCGATCACCGCCGCCCCGGTGTTGAGCGCGGCAAGGCATTCCTCCTCGCTCATCGCCGCTTCGCGGGTGATATCGCCAGTGAAGCGATCGAGATCGAGCGGAACCACGCGCAATTGCGCGCCGCAGGCCCCGGCCAGCGCGTTGATCGCCGCCCCGCCTGCCTGAAAGTTGGCAACCATTTGCGCGGTCACTTCGGGGGGAAAAGCACTGACGCCCTGCCGCGCGACCCCGTGATTGCCCGCGAACACCGCCGCCACGATCCGTTCCGCCTGCGGGCGCGGCGTGCCCTGCCATCCGGCCATGAACAGCGCGATTTCCTCCAGTCGGCCGAGCGACCCGGCAGGCTTGGTCAATTCCGCCTGCCGCTCCGCCGCCGCCGCCCGGGCCGCCGCATCAGCCGACGGCAGATCGGCCAGCGCCGCGTCGAACGCGGCCACGCTATCGAACCGGATCATACGGCGACGAACCCTTCGGGCGGAGTGCGGGTGATGAAATGCCCCTTCACCCCTTCGGGCCAATCGGCATAGCGCACCTGCCCTTCCACGCTCGCCGCATGGTGTGCCGCGTAGGCGAGGATCGCCTGCGCCGCCGCCGCATCGGGGGTGAAATCGCCCAATACGTAGCCGATCTTGCCCGGCGCGCGGATATGGACCGTGCAATGGCGTGAACACGCGAAGAGACAGGGCATTTCCTGCACCGCGATATGGGCATAGGCCGGATCGGCTGCCTGCGCGGCGCGCAAGGCATCGGCAAGCAGGGCCCCGCCGCGTTGTCCCGTGCCGTCTTCCCGCTGATCCGGCGCGAGGCGGCAGGTGTTGCACACCACCACCGATGGCCCGGCTGCGACAGCTTGCAAAGTCATCGCCGCGCTCTCCAACAGGGTGGGGGCGGGATGAGCGGCATTCGGGCGGTATCAAGCATAGGCGAATCCCCGGTTTCGAACACGAAACCCCGTTTGCCCGGCGATGTGCGGTATCAGGTTCGCAAACGACACCGCACACGACCCGGCGATCCGGGGCACAAGTGTCGTTGCGCGAGGGAATCCCCGTCCGGCCGGCTCACCCTGTCCGGTCGAAGAACGACCGCGTCAGGCAGGTCTCCTGGCTCGCGGGTCTGCGCCGTTCCGGCCGCCTTCTCAGGATCGTGGCGATCCCAATGGCTGAGGGCCGGTGGCTATCCGCTTACAGTTGCAGGGGCAGCCCGGGCCTTGCACCCGAATTCCCTTTCAATCCCCTCGCGGGGAACCTGTCGCGCGGTGGCTGATAGAACCGATGCCGGAAGGTGGCAAGGCCCGCGCTGGAGCCCGCCCCTCTTCCGCAGCGGCCTATGCCGCGCCCGCGCGGATCAGGCGGCCGGGCAGTTCCCCGGTGGGCTGCCCATCGCGATAGACCGGCGTGCCGTTGACCACTGTCGCCGTATAGCCATCCGCCCGCTGGACAAGACGCGGCATGCCGCCGGGCAGATCGTGCGTGATTTCCGGAGCGTGGAGATGCAGCCCGTCGAAATCGATCACATTGATATCGGCGCGCAGGCCCGGCGCAATCAGGCCCCGGTCGGCTAGGCCCATCAACGCCGCCGTATCGTGCGACAGCCAGCGGACGACATCGGGCAGCGCCATGCGCCCTTCCGCCCGATCGCGCGCCCAGTACATCAGCATATAGGTGGAATAGCTGCCATCGCAGATCGTGCCGCAATGCGCCCCGCCATCGCCCAGCCCCGGCACGATATCGCGATGACGCATGATTTCGCCCACCGCGTCGAGCTTGCCATCGGTGAAATTGGCCATGGCGAGATAGAGCGTCGCATCCTTGCCCAGCAGGATATCGTAAGCGAGGTCTTCCGGCGTGCGCCCTTCGCGCGCGGCGCGCGCGGCGATGCTGTTTTCGGGCGGCTGTTCGTAATCGGGCGGATTACCCAGTTCGAACATCGTGCCGAACTGGCGCACCACCCGCCCGAGCATGGACGCCGTCTCGGGATCGGGCGCTTCCGCCAGAATCGCCGCTTTCACTTCGGGCTTGCGCAGTTCCGCCAGCCGCTGCGCCAGCGGCAGATGGGCAAGCGCGGTGTAAGTCGGCGTCGAATAGAACGGGTTGAGCGTCAGCTGGTGGCCCAGCATCATCCCCACGCCGCGCGGCAGGACCTGCCCACGCACGGTCAGCCCCCTGTCGTTCGCCGCCTGCAACTGCGCCAGATGCCGCCGCCAGGCGAGCGGCCCTTCGTTGGGCGTGCCGATAGTGAACGTCACCGGGCGCCGGGAACGGTCGGCCAGATTGACCACGTTATCCAGTGTCGCATCGGGTAGATGCATGTCTTCCACGATCTGGAACACGCCTTTGCCCCGCGCGCGCATTTCATCGGCGAAGCCGAACAGTTCCGCCTCCCCCGCCTCCAGCGTGGGGATCGGCTTGCCATCACTCGACCGGTGGAACAGCGTGCGCGAAGTACCGATGCCGATGGCGCCATGCTCCAGCGCTTCGCCATAGAGCGCGCGCATCTGCGCGATATCCTCTGCCGTCGCCGGTTCGCGGTTCGCCCCGCGCTCACCCATGACATAGACACGCAGCGCGGCATGGGGGACATAGCACGCCACATCCATGTCGAAGCTGCGGCTGGCAAGGAAATCGAGATATTCGGGATAGGTTTCCCATGTCCACGGCAGGCCGGTGGCCAGCACAGGGAACGGGATATCCTCCACCCCTTCCATCAGGCGGATGAGCGTGTCCCGCTCATCCGGGCGGCAGGGGGCGAACCCGACCCCGCAATTGCCGATGATCGCCGTGGTGATGCCGTGGAAGGACGAGGGTTTCAGCCGCTGTTCCCACGTCACATGGCCATCGTAGTGCGTGTGCACATCGACGAAACCAGGGGTGACGATCTTGCCGCTGGCGTCGATCTCCTCCGCGCCCGCTTCGAGCCCCTGCCCCACAGCGGCAATCCGGCCATCGCGCACGCCCACATCGCCGACGAAGGGTTCGCCGCCCGACCCGTCGACGATCGTGCCGCCGCGGATCACCAGATCATAGGCGCTCATGCCGCGGCCCCCACGGCACCTGTGTCGAGCACGCGGCCCATTGTCGCCTCGCCGCGCAGAGTGGAACGGCGGGCAATCCGCAGCACATCCAGCGGGTGCCCGGCGGCGGCGTGCATCATGCGATAATTGTCCCACAGCACGATATCGTTGGTCGCCCAGTCGTGCTCGTAAATGAATTGCGGCTGGACCACGGCGTCGATCAACTCGTTGATCAGCGCATCGCTGTCTGCCTCATCCATGCCGACGATGCCCTGGATATTGAGCGGGCAGACATTCATCACCACTTGCCCCGTGTGCGGATGGCGGGCGACGATGGGCCGGGCCAGCGGCGGATAATCGGGGAACTTGGCGGAGGAGGTGCCGACGCGGGTGCCGCCCGGATTGCGGAAGCGCATCCGGCCGAGGTCGGCGCAGAATTCGAACCGCGCCTCCAGCCCGCCGATCCGCTGTTTGAGATCGTCGCTCAGATGCTCATAGGCTTTCGTCGTGTCGAGCCATGCGGTCATCCCGCCCTGTTCCGCCCGGTGGACCATATTGAGCAGCGCCCCGGCATTCGGCACCGGCTGGAACGCCAGATCGGTGTGCCACGGGATGCGGCCATAAGTCGGCACACCGTCATAGGCATAGACCGGCCCCTTGGGCCCGTCGCGATTGGTCAGTTCGATCAGTTCGGGATAGTCCGGCATGCGGATCTGTTCGATGGGATGCGGTTCCAGTTCACCAAAGCAGCGGCTGAGATCGAGCAGCGCCTCCGCGCTGGTGCCGATCCCGCGAAAGACGAGAACGCCTGCTTCATACCACCAGTCGCGCAATTGCGCCGCCGTGGCGGCATCGATGGGCTGTCCGGGATCGAGCCCGATCACTTCCATGCCGATGGTCGGCAAAGGCTGTGTGTGTAATGCCAAGGTGCATCTCCCGCTTTGCGCTGTTTATGCCCATGGTATGCCACAAGCCGCCAGCGGGCCATTCATCCATATGGGGGAAGGCGGCAGAAAATTCGCGGCGGGCGGAAACGCGCGCAATCCACTTGGCTATCAATGCGGCTGGAGCGAGAATTCCTGGCGGGTGCGGCGGTTGAAAACGCGGTCCACCTGTTGCCCGTCCCAATGCATTTCGTAGTGATCGGCCTGCCGGGGCAAGCCCACCGCATCGGGCCAGAACGCGCCGATGCACAGCCCGCCGGGGCAACGGACGGAACGGTAATGCACGCCATCCGCCCCCGCACCGCGCAGATCGGCGGCCAGCGCCTGCGGCACGCGCCAGTCGTCGGGATCGTGGCAATCGTCCCGCCCGCGCAGATCGGCGAACACCCGATCCACCGCGCCGACCAGCATGCGAAACTGTGAATGCCAGCCGGGGCGCTCCCCCGTGCTGCGCATCAGCCGCGCCTGATGATAGGCCACTTCGCGCAGAGCCACTTCCTCGCTGTCACCCGCGCTGTACACGCCGTATTGCCCGGCGGTGAAGCGGCCGGGCCGATCCGGGCTGACATGGACGAACGGGGCCATGACCAGGCTTGCCCCCGGGCCGTTCACCCGCCGTTCGGGCCGCACCAGATCGAGCCGGCCCATGTTTTCCATCAGGCGCGGGTTGGTCTTGCTTTCGACGGAGGCCAAAGCCTCCCAATCACGCGGGTCGGCAATATCCTCGAACAGGTCGATCGGCGGGTGGATCGAGCGGATCAGGCGAAATGCCCGGTCCCACTGCACATGGATCAGCGGCATCGCGCCGATAACCCCCGTCACCAGCCGCCACGCTCCGCATCGAGATAGGCGCGCACGCGTTCCAGCGCGAAAATCGATCCGTCCAGCATCACATCCAGCGCCCGCTGACCGCCGAACATCGCATTGGGCTTCTTGACCCAGGCATAGGCCTGATCGGGATCGCGGAAGAGATAGCGCAGCGCCTTGTGCGTGCCGAGGAGAAGCGAAAGGCGGGTGGCCAGATCGCGGTCGATCCGGCCGATTTCGCCCTTTTTCCAGCGGGCATAGGTGCGCAGCGAAAGGCCGCCGAGAATCTGCCCCGCTTCCTCGTCGGTCAATTCCCAGCGGGCGAACAGATTGATGACCGCGCGCGCCGCCGCCTGCGCTTCCTGCGCGGTGATGCCGGGGATATGCGGTGCGGCCTCGGTCCGGGGAATTTCCTGCAACATGCGCTTACTCCTGTTGGCAGGATATAAGCCATTTAATGCCAAATGGCAATATCAGACACAAAATACGCCAAGCGGCCGGGATAACCCAGCCGCTCAGACTTTGCCGAACAGTCCCACCACCGCCCAGACCAGCAGCGCCGCGCCCGCCAGCACGACCAGCGCCAGCAAAGGCGAAGTGAACCGCAGGATCGGCGCAGTGCCGGTCCATCGGCGGGAACCGCTGACCATCGCGCCCACCAGGTTTTCCCCGCGCACCACGCGGTAGAACAGGATCGCCAGCACATGCAGGCCGATCAGGGCCAGCAG contains:
- a CDS encoding DUF1636 domain-containing protein, yielding MTLQAVAAGPSVVVCNTCRLAPDQREDGTGQRGGALLADALRAAQAADPAYAHIAVQEMPCLFACSRHCTVHIRAPGKIGYVLGDFTPDAAAAQAILAYAAHHAASVEGQVRYADWPEGVKGHFITRTPPEGFVAV
- a CDS encoding MbcA/ParS/Xre antitoxin family protein encodes the protein MLQEIPRTEAAPHIPGITAQEAQAAARAVINLFARWELTDEEAGQILGGLSLRTYARWKKGEIGRIDRDLATRLSLLLGTHKALRYLFRDPDQAYAWVKKPNAMFGGQRALDVMLDGSIFALERVRAYLDAERGGW
- a CDS encoding histidine phosphatase family protein; its protein translation is MTPFTVHLMRHGAVEGEGRLIGSSDVPSTREGDARCVAQGTALAFTRVVCSDLIRARRPAEALAAQRGVPLRIDPDWRELAFGAWEGCAPADLPPDALARFWADPDATPPPGGERWSALVARVGRALVRMEGDTLVIAHAGAMRAALASLFGFSATQCWTLDLPYGAVLSLRVWPGEPVGAQITGLAA
- a CDS encoding adenosylcobinamide-GDP ribazoletransferase, with protein sequence MRRAVLALQFMTRLPLPAVRADEADFAACIRWFPLAGMVVGAAVALAVWLGLWIDPWLGALLGLGAWVTITGALHLDGVGDMADAAGAAHKGRERLSAVLADPHIGSFGVTAIAMQLLAKLVLLRLALDAVPLWTLPALCMIARIGPLVWTLTLPPLHEGLGTRFRAGIGWGHVAAWAVPGIVAAWFAPGLAVAVLAIPAWRWWIAARIGGISGDGHGAGIEWCESALLLALVAVAGL
- a CDS encoding RES family NAD+ phosphorylase, with amino-acid sequence MTGVIGAMPLIHVQWDRAFRLIRSIHPPIDLFEDIADPRDWEALASVESKTNPRLMENMGRLDLVRPERRVNGPGASLVMAPFVHVSPDRPGRFTAGQYGVYSAGDSEEVALREVAYHQARLMRSTGERPGWHSQFRMLVGAVDRVFADLRGRDDCHDPDDWRVPQALAADLRGAGADGVHYRSVRCPGGLCIGAFWPDAVGLPRQADHYEMHWDGQQVDRVFNRRTRQEFSLQPH
- the cobT gene encoding nicotinate-nucleotide--dimethylbenzimidazole phosphoribosyltransferase produces the protein MIRFDSVAAFDAALADLPSADAAARAAAAERQAELTKPAGSLGRLEEIALFMAGWQGTPRPQAERIVAAVFAGNHGVARQGVSAFPPEVTAQMVANFQAGGAAINALAGACGAQLRVVPLDLDRFTGDITREAAMSEEECLAALNTGAAVIERGAHLAFVGEMGIGNTTPASALCAASFGGAAERWVGRGSGVGDEGIARKCAAVTAALALHGARCTGPFETLRWLGGREIAAMAGAILAARMMRMPVLLDGFICCAALAPLAAAVPAITDHCLAGHGSAEAGHQRLLEKLGLVPLLQLDMRLGEGTGAAVAAQIVRSALAAHNGMATFAEAAVTGAV
- a CDS encoding TauD/TfdA family dioxygenase → MALHTQPLPTIGMEVIGLDPGQPIDAATAAQLRDWWYEAGVLVFRGIGTSAEALLDLSRCFGELEPHPIEQIRMPDYPELIELTNRDGPKGPVYAYDGVPTYGRIPWHTDLAFQPVPNAGALLNMVHRAEQGGMTAWLDTTKAYEHLSDDLKQRIGGLEARFEFCADLGRMRFRNPGGTRVGTSSAKFPDYPPLARPIVARHPHTGQVVMNVCPLNIQGIVGMDEADSDALINELIDAVVQPQFIYEHDWATNDIVLWDNYRMMHAAAGHPLDVLRIARRSTLRGEATMGRVLDTGAVGAAA
- a CDS encoding amidohydrolase family protein, with the translated sequence MSAYDLVIRGGTIVDGSGGEPFVGDVGVRDGRIAAVGQGLEAGAEEIDASGKIVTPGFVDVHTHYDGHVTWEQRLKPSSFHGITTAIIGNCGVGFAPCRPDERDTLIRLMEGVEDIPFPVLATGLPWTWETYPEYLDFLASRSFDMDVACYVPHAALRVYVMGERGANREPATAEDIAQMRALYGEALEHGAIGIGTSRTLFHRSSDGKPIPTLEAGEAELFGFADEMRARGKGVFQIVEDMHLPDATLDNVVNLADRSRRPVTFTIGTPNEGPLAWRRHLAQLQAANDRGLTVRGQVLPRGVGMMLGHQLTLNPFYSTPTYTALAHLPLAQRLAELRKPEVKAAILAEAPDPETASMLGRVVRQFGTMFELGNPPDYEQPPENSIAARAAREGRTPEDLAYDILLGKDATLYLAMANFTDGKLDAVGEIMRHRDIVPGLGDGGAHCGTICDGSYSTYMLMYWARDRAEGRMALPDVVRWLSHDTAALMGLADRGLIAPGLRADINVIDFDGLHLHAPEITHDLPGGMPRLVQRADGYTATVVNGTPVYRDGQPTGELPGRLIRAGAA